CGGTGGCTTTAGTTGACATAGCTGAGACAATTATTATGTTGACGACTTGCCATATCCAAACGACGATTTCCGATTCAATTTCACAGAGTGCAATTCCGAATTGCCCTtcttaaaattgaattggaaatacacAAACTTGGATTCAAAAAACAGTTATGACTTAAGTCTTGTGGCGACTTATCCAATGAGGACTTAAGTGTTTGACTGTATTAGTAACTTCGCCATTGCAAGAACTAGAATAAAACCTTTTTGAGTTTTAACTGTTTCATGTAACCTGACCAAATGATCGATGTTTAAGCTACCGTATAAATTACGAATGAATACATGATGTCGTTTTAGAAACGTTTGTTGCTAGTTCTATTGCACTGTACAGCTCCGTACATCGTCGACAAGTTCATACAACGCTGCCAGAAAGGTGTTGAACGCGATGAGCTGAATTTCCGGCCGGAAGCTCGAGAATTACTGTTGAAACTGCTAGAAATAACGCGACATTCTGTTACATTTCTACATCGCAGTCATTTAGCATTGTTTTATCTGAGAGGCATTTATTATCACATCGCTAAACGCGTAACCAGCATTAAATATGTAAGcataaaattttgaataacggTCTATTTCTGTCCCATGGGAgacaatttactaatcatgAATGGTATACAATGGTAATGAAATGTTACATGGTCCTAGAAATAGTTCATTGTGAGAGGTTTTCGCTGTAGAAATTCCCtcgtttgaaaatgaactagaacatTTTGGTTCCGAGGTAAAAGTGTTCATTACGAGAGGTTTAACTGACTGTATTTCAGATTCGAACACGTCCAATACCGAAGAGTTCCGAAATACAAGGATCTTACGGGTATAAAATACTGGGTTATTTATACCTGGCTCAAGTGAGTATATCGTCAATGGTTTACGTGTACGATTGGTATAAAAAACGAGCGACAATATCTTCTGCTGAATTTCACCCACAGTAAGTCAAAATAAAGACTCTTTCAATTAAAAGTCACAATCAATTTAGCCCGTCTGTGGGCAAATGGATTTTAGGTCTGGTCATATTTAGGTCTGGTCATATTATTGCATATGAAAGCTTATTGTTTCTGTATGTGACTTGCCAAAgtatctttttgatatcattataGTATCGAGTGTTTTTACATGCGAACGCGCTCTTTAATCAAGCACCAATCGATCTGAATTTCGTCCAACAACTCAAGACAAGAATATGCATCATATTCTATATCctatattgatttaattttagagCGAAGTCTGTCCAATTGAGTAAAAAATCTTCGCCGCAGACTACTGATAAATGCGCGCTGTGTTTGGAATATCGTAAAGATACGACAGCGACACCTTGTGGTCATTTATTCtgctggaattgtatcactgAATGGTGTCTAATGAAGGTTTgtttattctaaaattctaATATCATTAAACAAATGACATACAATAAACCTCTCCCTCCCGACTCGGTATCGGTCAACTTGGTGAATTTTACTAGAATTTATTTGGTAAAACTCGCAAATTCTCAGCCCAGAATCCTATCAACACATGTAGATACTCATAGTTTCCCAGATATTCATATTCTAAGGCAGTCTACTGCTGTCAATATTTTACTGATCCTTAACTCGGAACTCATTTGCCAGTTCCAAATAGGCTAGGTTTATTGCTCCGCGTATGTCGTGCCTCATGGAAATctgtttatattttacagcCTCAATGTCCATTGTGCAGAACTGAAGTGACCGGCTCTAGGTTGGTCTTCCTACAGAACTATGATACTGGTTGATATCACCTAAACTCATCGTAATATCAGCAGGCTTTACTGTGATAACTGCTCGAACTCAGATAGTTTTGACGCCAGCTCTCAATGACTTTATAATgaggaaatattttcatgaaaaaataaatggatatatttatgtaaaataatttactgatttattttttatgtttttggttccttttcttctttttctcttTGCTTATACCATCAAAACCACTTCCGAATTCGGACATATTGACTTTCTTCTTAACAGGTAGGCGATTAGTGAAGGTTTTCTTGTCTCTACAAAGCGATGAAATTAAGATCAGCAACAAGACACATCTTGAATCACTGAAACCTGATATATATCTTTAGTATAGCAGGGTTTGTTCCCGAATCCAAAGACAAAGTTCTCAgcatttttctaaatcattGATTAAGCCATCAccatgaaataagaaaatgagttaacaATCAAAACATTCTTTAAATTGAAAGACTCGACAGACCATTAAATTCGTCTATAACAATTTCCTGTATGTAACAGTGTcccaaaaaatgtttcaacacTCGTGATTTCATTTGCATAACATTCAAGATTTTTCTTAAAGTAAACACTTTAATTCCCAACAATTCCTCTGATTGAATCGGGAGAAATGCttacttcattttctgtttgcgTAAACTCTGTTTCATGGCTCTATTTCCGATATCGTTTGGCGCCTCTCTCAAACCGAATGCTTTCGCCACGTGACCGAGATGAAGCTTCTTCACGTGGAATATACTCT
This Tubulanus polymorphus chromosome 7, tnTubPoly1.2, whole genome shotgun sequence DNA region includes the following protein-coding sequences:
- the LOC141908309 gene encoding peroxisome biogenesis factor 10-like, which produces MQEASPSQIIRSHQKDTYYINYLKSSISDIAQSVLGQSSLLRWRNEIAIVADLAYFGLTTFSGFQTLGEEYVNLLQFDDTKRAIPSAPKRLLLVLLHCTAPYIVDKFIQRCQKGVERDELNFRPEARELLLKLLEITRHSVTFLHRSHLALFYLRGIYYHIAKRVTSIKYIRTRPIPKSSEIQGSYGYKILGYLYLAQVSISSMVYVYDWYKKRATISSAEFHPQAKSVQLSKKSSPQTTDKCALCLEYRKDTTATPCGHLFCWNCITEWCLMKPQCPLCRTEVTGSRLVFLQNYDTG